AAGAAATATCTTGCTGCTAAGTGTTAACTTATGAAgatgaatttaagttaaaaaaatgcaTATCTGTCTCCATGTACttatttattctaatataaCACGGTAGGAAACTGAGACATAATATGCATATCCAGTCCCTCTCCCTCtccatccatccatccatccatccataTATATCCATGAATTTCAGATATTAGAAGAAGATTCTGTGATTCTATCTTCTACTCAAGCAATTAACATTTGGTTTCAACTCCAAAAGGATACTGCTAAAGTTCATTTAATGATTGCCTCTTCCAAAGAATCTCTTAGAGGCATATTAACTTTAAGGCTTTGCTTGGTAAGgtgaaaagaaaattggaaaaatggaaaactaaagggggagaaaaatagaaagatagaaaaaaaaatactttttattttcattggcATGCTTAGAGGCATATTAACTTTAAGGCTTTGCTTGGTAAGgtgaaaagaaaattggaaaaacGGAAAATTAAAGgggagaaaaatagaaagatagaaaaaaaatacttttttttattggcATGCTTAGTAGGAAAGatagaaaaatggaaagaagAAACAATTTCTTTCATTCCTTGCTTGGTAGAATTGAAAAATGAGAGGAAAGAACatgaaaatctttaaaaaactGCATAATCTTATAAAATACATACTTAACCTCCAGTTTTCTCATTTTCTGTCCTCTCGTCTTCCAATTTGGGAAGAATTGTTTTTGTGCATTAGAATGAAAAATGGCCAATCTTCcctattttttttcctctcaCTTTTCCTTCCTACCAAAcactcaatttattttcttcacttttctaCTCTCTTTCCATCCTTCTACTCTTCCACTCAACCAAGCACATCCTACTTGAAATTATGCTCCACATTGGACTCAATATGCTAATAAAGCAGCTGTAACCCATTTCTCATCTTATACCTATCAGATCTTCATTACAAGATGAAATTGATATAAGACAAACTgaagaaattcttgaaaaacaataaaacatgTTAAAGAGAAAGGCAGAAAAAGCTTACTGGATACCATTCTTCTGTAAAGGGATCTGGGCGGTCCCTGCCACCACTTGCAGCAATCCATACTATTTTCGAGCCACCCCTATAACAAAACAAATTCTTTTGTCTAAGTCTGCATATTTATAGTGAAAAACGACAGCACAGATTCAAGCACATTAAGACAAGTTATCATTCTAAATGCATGAGAattgtcattattattaaaGTACCTTAGCAGCAAAGCCATCTCTTTCAAACTTCTTGTGtttgcttttcttttcatttcagcAAGCTCAGGAATATCATACATGTGTTTTTTGGAGTACACACATAAAAGGTTCCTAAGAGAAACGGTAAACTTTTTGTGACTCTTAAGCATATTTTtgaataatcaattcaaaatggGTAGAACCATTTGAGTACCTTCCCATGCTGAAAGGCTTACAAAGAGGATCTGTTATGACCCTGTCCCCAGCAACAAAGATCTGTAGCACAGAACCCAAGTACAGTCAAGGCCTCAAGGGCATAGATAAAGGCTACTACAGCAGGCTCAGAATGAGAAATTAATTCAAGAGAGAATCACCATGTTCTCAGCAATAAGCGGATTTGTTTTCTCAAGCAACAATGAGATGATGATTGGGTCAGCTTCAGTCTGATGGTTTGATATAAGTACAACGTTGTGACCCTGCACCCAATTGTCTGACAATTAGATCCATAAAAAGCCAGTTTAAACGTGAAAGATTCAGCCAGTACTGCACACTTCCTAAGTCCCAGTTGCACGTAAAAGTTTCCTGAATGTTGAAAACTTAATATGACCATGTTTAGCTAATGCCAATACAAACTTGGAAGGAAAACACCATTAAACTTCCTTctgaatattaatatataactttGACCTTGCTTGCAtaacaaaagtataaaattgaCATGACCTAAAGCTgatgaaaattaagaaattaaaataaaatggacacaaatttaacatacaaacctgttattctatttctttctcaGATGCACGTTCTTGTTAGTTATTAATCAAAGAATATGCAAGTATTGTAGCACgcagaataaaaaatttcatcaactTACTACCAAGCAACTCCATGATGGATAAATCATGTTATGATCTTTAACGGTATGTTTGTTCAAAAATGTAAACAATGACAAGGACATCCTCCTGCCACATCTTAGTGAAAAAGATGCTGGAGCAAAACTCAGTCTTGTTTAGAGGAATcaagtaaaaggaaaaagaaaactgagCATAGTCACCTGCTTAAGCTTCTCCTCTATTTCATAGAAAAGAGAAAGATTGCCAACATATGAATTTCTGCAAAGAACATAATACACAGATGTTAAGAGAAgtgactttttttaattttaaaaaaagagaccAAACATGTCCTTCAgtgatttaaaatatgaataacataaatgttatatgaagcACATGAAAGAGGGTGAATAagttaaatatacaaaatacatgcttctttttctttgcatttttgtcAATTCGGTTGATGATAAACAATCAAacatgaagaagagaaaaactACTAAAGACCCTATGAAACCCTCAatgaaaaaaacacaaaaaagaatGCACAAGATAAGAAACACAGAATAAGCTTAACCTTGATGGTCTCAAATGGTAGCTAATAACTAAGAAAGAATTACAGTCCCTATTGCacttctctctctctatatatatatatccatgaACCTTAAAGTTTATTACCATGGTTTACAAAATAGATTtacgaaattttaaaaatacaaattccaTCAGCAAAGCACATCCTTAATTTTCAGGAAGcttttacaaatgaaattgaTATCAGCAGAGAAACCAGATACAACAGTATGGGAGTTGTCCACTCACCTGAAATCAATCAAAGGACGGATATAATTTTGACCAAACATATAGTAGTCAAATGGCTCTCGCAGAGCTTTGTGGTAGGGTTCAAAGACAAAAGGATCCTGAAAAGTTACTGTCATATTTCATgcagaaatttataaaaatctgtatgcaataaatgaaaataaagtgcATATATTTTCTAAACAGCAGAATCATCTTGAAACAGCATTGTAGTACAATTACCTCCACATCCAAAAGCCAATGGTCAAATGCAACAGTCATGTTTGACAATACAACCCCAACAGCTGCAGGATCTCCACTTTGGAAAACCTAAATGTTGACACATGGAAAAGAATCTTCTTTAAGTTGTCAGAGGTACATGTAAAAGGTATGTGTTGAGTGACAAGGTTTCCTAAATATTGAAATCCTCAGGTGATAAACTATTAAAACCGTGCAGTTCAACTGAATACTGTCCCACCAACTTTTTAGTACAAATGcaccattttttttccttatctaAATTCAGGTCCAAACATAACCCAAAAGAAACTAGGTTTTTTTCCccaaacatatacatataaagtAAAAACAGATGTTATAGAGAAGTTATATTTGACTATTTAGCATTATGTTGTTTACTCACCTAGATCCCATAACACATAGCCTATCTTAAGACAAGAAAAACCGTGCATTGAGTTCCGGATAATACAGATATTTTAAAACCTATGATGTCCATTTactaaaatatgatattattaaaagCAC
The Gossypium raimondii isolate GPD5lz chromosome 8, ASM2569854v1, whole genome shotgun sequence DNA segment above includes these coding regions:
- the LOC105791893 gene encoding glycerol-3-phosphate acyltransferase, chloroplastic isoform X2 is translated as MEEVYQNYRNAVFQSGDPAAVGVVLSNMTVAFDHWLLDVEDPFVFEPYHKALREPFDYYMFGQNYIRPLIDFRNSYVGNLSLFYEIEEKLKQGHNVVLISNHQTEADPIIISLLLEKTNPLIAENMIFVAGDRVITDPLCKPFSMGRNLLCVYSKKHMYDIPELAEMKRKANTRSLKEMALLLRGGSKIVWIAASGGRDRPDPFTEEWYPALFDSSSVDNMRRLIEHSGTPGHVYPLALLCYDIMPPPRQVEKEIGEKRIITFHGAGLSIAPQISFPEIAAACKESEAKDVYSQALYKSVSEQYNVLKSAIHGKQGLEASTAGVSLSQPWN